A genome region from Candidatus Eremiobacteraceae bacterium includes the following:
- the msrA gene encoding peptide-methionine (S)-S-oxide reductase MsrA — MAAPLLLLAPVSAAPQPATEKVVLAGGCFWGMQAVFSDLRGVKSVVAGYSGGAAETAHYDIVSTGTTGHAESVQIEYDPAKITFGQLLSVYFLVAHDPTQLDRQGPDFGTQYRSAVFYTTDAQKRETESYISALEAQKSFDGKIVTQVVPLRAFYPAEDYHQNYVAHNPDNPYVMYNDLPKLAALRHQFPSLVKS; from the coding sequence TTGGCTGCTCCCTTGCTTCTGCTCGCGCCGGTCAGCGCCGCTCCGCAACCGGCCACGGAGAAGGTCGTGCTCGCAGGCGGCTGCTTCTGGGGGATGCAGGCCGTCTTCAGCGACTTGCGAGGCGTGAAGAGTGTGGTCGCCGGGTACTCCGGCGGAGCAGCCGAGACGGCGCACTACGACATCGTCAGCACCGGCACGACCGGTCACGCAGAATCCGTGCAGATCGAGTACGATCCGGCGAAGATCACTTTTGGGCAGTTGCTCTCCGTTTATTTTCTGGTCGCCCACGATCCGACGCAGCTCGATCGGCAAGGCCCCGACTTCGGAACGCAATACCGCTCCGCGGTTTTCTACACGACCGACGCGCAGAAGCGTGAGACCGAGTCGTATATCAGCGCGCTCGAAGCGCAGAAGTCGTTCGATGGAAAGATCGTGACGCAAGTCGTGCCGCTGCGCGCGTTTTATCCGGCCGAAGATTATCACCAGAACTATGTTGCGCACAATCCGGACAATCCGTACGTGATGTACAACGATCTACCGAAGCTCGCGGCGTTACGTCATCAATTCCCGTCGCTCGTCAAATCTTGA
- the nusA gene encoding transcription termination factor NusA, with amino-acid sequence MTPAPFAFIKEAANVMPAKKSTKKGAEGSAQATVVSPATANPQLIEALKELERDRNLSAEVLMEALEAALVSAYKRNFVREPESLGEPVVAVDRANGAYRVFARRTVAAEVADPNLEIAVADAGGKAAGEFYDVEITPKEFGRIAAQTAKQVIVQRIREAERDMVFDEYNDRLDELVGGQVLRYEQRNMYVDLGRAEAILPVAEQVAREVFRINERIRAYVMEVRKTNRGPQIILSRSHPNLVRRLFEQEIPEVSQGIVEVKDVAREPGSRSKISVWTQEEDIDAVGACLGPRSSRVNNIGEELRGEKIDVIQWAADPATYVANALAPAKVIQVHLNEREHLAEAVVPDYQLSLAIGKEGQNVRLAARLTGWRIDIHNEEQWAEVMSQRVDEDQEREELAAMAEVAAQESGVQLTAEMLAEDEELIRKLQELQRMAPGEGEEESDESQPSAEEATATSDSAE; translated from the coding sequence TTGACACCCGCTCCTTTCGCGTTTATCAAGGAAGCCGCAAACGTCATGCCAGCCAAGAAATCCACGAAAAAAGGCGCCGAGGGATCGGCTCAAGCCACTGTCGTCAGCCCCGCGACGGCGAACCCGCAACTGATCGAGGCGCTCAAAGAACTCGAGCGCGATCGCAACCTCTCGGCCGAAGTGCTCATGGAGGCGCTGGAAGCCGCGCTCGTCTCGGCGTACAAGCGCAACTTCGTCCGCGAGCCCGAATCTTTGGGCGAGCCGGTTGTCGCGGTGGATCGAGCGAACGGCGCGTATAGGGTATTCGCCAGGCGCACCGTCGCGGCGGAAGTCGCCGATCCGAATCTCGAGATCGCGGTGGCCGATGCGGGCGGCAAAGCGGCCGGTGAATTCTACGACGTCGAGATCACACCCAAAGAGTTCGGACGGATCGCCGCGCAGACCGCAAAGCAAGTCATCGTGCAGCGCATTCGCGAGGCCGAGCGCGACATGGTCTTCGACGAATACAACGATCGGCTCGACGAGCTCGTCGGCGGTCAGGTGCTTCGCTACGAGCAGCGCAATATGTACGTCGATCTGGGGCGGGCCGAAGCCATCTTGCCGGTCGCAGAGCAAGTGGCGCGCGAGGTCTTCCGCATCAACGAGCGCATCCGTGCGTACGTGATGGAAGTGCGCAAGACGAATCGTGGTCCGCAGATCATCCTTTCGCGCAGCCATCCGAATCTCGTCCGCCGTCTTTTCGAACAAGAGATCCCCGAAGTCTCGCAAGGCATCGTCGAAGTCAAGGATGTCGCGCGCGAACCAGGGTCGCGTTCGAAGATATCTGTCTGGACGCAAGAAGAAGACATCGATGCCGTGGGCGCGTGCCTCGGCCCGCGTTCCTCAAGAGTCAACAACATCGGCGAGGAGCTGCGAGGCGAGAAGATCGACGTGATCCAGTGGGCGGCCGACCCGGCGACCTATGTCGCGAACGCATTGGCCCCCGCCAAAGTCATCCAAGTGCATTTGAACGAGCGCGAACATCTCGCCGAGGCGGTCGTGCCCGATTATCAGCTTTCGCTAGCGATCGGAAAAGAAGGCCAGAACGTCCGCTTAGCGGCGCGCCTCACCGGGTGGCGTATCGACATTCACAACGAAGAGCAGTGGGCCGAAGTCATGTCGCAGCGTGTGGACGAGGATCAAGAACGCGAGGAGTTGGCCGCGATGGCGGAGGTCGCTGCGCAAGAGAGCGGCGTGCAGCTGACGGCGGAGATGTTGGCCGAAGACGAAGAGCTGATCCGCAAGCTACAGGAACTGCAGCGTATGGCTCCCGGAGAGGGCGAAGAAGAGTCCGACGAATCGCAGCCTTCGGCCGAAGAAGCAACCGCTACAAGCGATTCCGCCGAGTGA